Proteins encoded within one genomic window of Spirochaeta cellobiosiphila DSM 17781:
- a CDS encoding ComEC/Rec2 family competence protein, which translates to MQSQQLTPFDPLSLILFSSLLFVILPLPALIIILPCLCLLPKRIRIIGLCLLIGAVHGLSIRNKEPIPYVKNREINKTMLLLEDVAPGAEAKGAWSKVLILRTSKDNSIKQKGYKKAYVPIVTSRRLYRGQILRMDPELHLYNDSPYPVRAAFWQALDKQMLSWKREEGSLWLALTTGERIGLSEEVKSLFTMSGAAPLLALSGLHIALIALCFQFIPERRIAYALQVVFLVLYLYLINPGPSLIRAVLLVIISGLWALTDYQRYPGNTLGLTFLIHTLIQPANLYSLSFQLSYAALFGIMYGAPLLKNLLWKEYPLCLLNKFTVPLSVFLFTSPLLIKSFDVLYWVGLISNTLLVFPMVLFILAGLLTLMIRDCQPLLSWSYQFFIMALEVFAKFPPLYNL; encoded by the coding sequence ATGCAGTCCCAGCAGCTAACACCCTTTGATCCCCTTTCTCTTATTCTGTTCTCTTCTTTGCTCTTTGTGATATTACCTCTCCCTGCTCTTATTATCATTTTACCTTGTTTATGTCTTTTACCTAAAAGAATTAGGATCATAGGTTTATGCTTGCTAATAGGAGCCGTTCATGGTCTATCTATTAGGAATAAAGAGCCCATACCCTATGTGAAAAATAGGGAAATCAATAAAACAATGCTCTTATTAGAAGACGTAGCTCCCGGAGCAGAGGCAAAAGGGGCCTGGTCCAAAGTGTTAATTCTTAGGACTAGTAAGGATAATTCTATAAAACAAAAGGGCTATAAAAAAGCCTATGTCCCTATTGTCACATCAAGGAGGCTCTATCGAGGGCAGATCCTCCGTATGGATCCAGAACTTCACCTCTATAATGATTCTCCTTATCCCGTGAGAGCTGCTTTCTGGCAGGCCCTTGATAAGCAAATGTTGTCATGGAAGAGAGAAGAAGGTAGTCTTTGGTTAGCCTTAACGACAGGAGAACGGATAGGTTTGAGTGAAGAGGTGAAATCCTTATTTACCATGTCAGGAGCCGCTCCTTTACTGGCCCTTTCAGGTTTGCACATAGCCTTGATAGCTCTGTGTTTTCAGTTTATCCCTGAGAGAAGAATAGCCTATGCCTTACAGGTTGTCTTTCTTGTTTTATACCTTTATTTGATTAATCCAGGCCCCAGTTTGATAAGAGCCGTTCTTCTTGTGATCATATCAGGATTATGGGCCCTCACAGATTATCAGAGATACCCTGGCAATACTCTGGGACTTACTTTTTTAATACACACCCTGATTCAACCGGCGAATCTATATTCCCTGAGCTTTCAACTATCCTATGCTGCATTATTTGGCATCATGTACGGAGCTCCTTTATTAAAAAATCTCTTATGGAAGGAGTATCCTTTGTGTCTATTAAATAAATTCACTGTGCCTTTGAGTGTCTTCCTCTTTACTTCCCCTCTATTAATAAAGTCCTTTGATGTTCTCTATTGGGTTGGTTTGATTAGCAATACCCTTCTTGTCTTTCCCATGGTTTTGTTTATACTGGCAGGTCTGTTGACTCTTATGATTAGGGATTGCCAACCCTTACTCTCCTGGTCTTATCAATTCTTTATCATGGCCTTAGAAGTTTTTGCAAAATTCCCTCCCCTGTATAATCTGTAA
- a CDS encoding flagellar brake protein, producing MLILVLVLLLLAALGLVGYKVSEGKSFPWFQFYFKGRESGFSIKEIQLLGKAARETRLDNPISLFWSINKLDRMIRAVIIKAKAKGSNEHPDTEEFIGKLYDFRKQVEFNTPKYRLGLNSTRGISPHQKIRINVHGIGTYHSQVIENLRRYIAISYPQGKKLPMGYSWKGKKLNIYFWRGEDAGYFFETRVIDDFLDRKYPLLYIEHSDSLIRSQKRRSVRVEANGPVAIFNLENIENANENFERGSGLRGRLMDISEDGLAILVGGRAKVGLPLKVQFTLSEFALVMCGVVKGVTFDEKSNRSLLHIQANPPSNHIKNSILSYVYNIFDEREERTKRRV from the coding sequence ATGTTAATATTAGTCCTGGTTCTACTTCTATTAGCTGCACTGGGTTTGGTCGGGTATAAAGTATCAGAGGGAAAGAGTTTCCCCTGGTTTCAGTTTTATTTTAAAGGCCGCGAATCCGGTTTTAGCATCAAGGAGATCCAGCTTCTAGGTAAAGCTGCTCGTGAGACGCGGCTGGATAATCCTATCTCACTCTTTTGGTCTATAAATAAGTTAGATAGGATGATCCGGGCTGTGATTATTAAAGCCAAAGCTAAAGGAAGTAATGAACATCCTGATACGGAAGAGTTTATTGGTAAACTCTATGATTTCCGTAAACAAGTAGAGTTTAATACTCCCAAATATCGCCTAGGCTTGAACTCCACTAGAGGAATATCTCCTCATCAAAAAATAAGAATAAACGTGCACGGTATTGGCACTTATCATTCTCAAGTGATTGAAAACTTGCGCCGTTATATCGCCATATCCTATCCACAAGGCAAGAAACTCCCTATGGGATATTCCTGGAAGGGTAAGAAACTAAACATTTACTTCTGGCGTGGAGAAGATGCAGGTTATTTCTTTGAAACCAGAGTGATTGATGACTTTTTAGATAGAAAATATCCCCTTCTCTATATTGAACATTCGGATTCTTTGATTCGAAGTCAAAAAAGGCGGTCCGTCCGGGTAGAAGCTAATGGCCCTGTTGCTATCTTTAATCTGGAGAATATAGAGAATGCCAATGAAAACTTTGAGAGGGGGAGTGGTTTACGAGGTCGTTTAATGGACATATCCGAAGACGGTCTGGCTATTCTCGTAGGAGGACGGGCCAAGGTTGGTTTGCCATTAAAGGTTCAATTTACCTTATCAGAGTTTGCCCTTGTTATGTGTGGGGTTGTAAAGGGGGTTACCTTTGATGAAAAATCTAACCGTTCCCTCTTGCATATACAGGCGAATCCTCCTAGCAATCATATAAAGAATTCCATTCTTAGCTACGTGTACAATATCTTTGATGAACGGGAAGAACGAACAAAAAGGAGAGTCTAA
- a CDS encoding CPBP family intramembrane glutamic endopeptidase codes for MNKNKISLYEPLLIFAVFYLPGIFTGTLGNLTFSQYRFHFLYALSTIPEVLLLVYIVYLKDKRLLPIMGIRKWNKRDSRHLGFHFLVLIAVIILIQSILYLATLLIPIPEVPALPSTPLSMIPFLLITSLLTGIREELYFRSYLLTLWKPPYISAARGILLSSLLFASGHLYLGWPGVINSFILGLFFCWLYKRTRSLWQNALIHGLYDFSILLIVTLIPT; via the coding sequence GTGAACAAGAACAAAATATCCCTCTATGAACCTCTACTAATCTTTGCTGTTTTTTACTTACCTGGAATCTTTACGGGTACTTTAGGTAATCTGACATTCAGCCAATACAGGTTCCATTTCCTCTATGCCCTCAGTACGATTCCGGAAGTCCTTTTGTTGGTTTATATTGTGTACCTCAAGGACAAAAGGCTTTTACCAATCATGGGTATCCGTAAATGGAACAAAAGGGATAGCCGTCATTTAGGATTTCACTTTCTTGTATTAATTGCTGTTATTATTCTCATACAGTCAATTCTTTATTTGGCAACTCTCTTGATTCCCATTCCTGAAGTACCCGCTTTACCTTCCACACCATTAAGTATGATTCCCTTTTTATTAATCACAAGTTTATTAACAGGAATAAGGGAGGAACTCTATTTTCGTTCCTATTTATTGACCCTGTGGAAACCACCCTATATATCAGCGGCAAGGGGCATACTGCTATCAAGCCTGCTCTTTGCCAGTGGTCATTTGTATCTGGGATGGCCGGGGGTGATCAATTCTTTTATTCTTGGATTGTTTTTTTGCTGGTTGTATAAACGGACTCGTAGTTTGTGGCAAAATGCCCTCATTCATGGTTTGTATGACTTTTCCATTCTTTTAATAGTCACCTTAATTCCGACTTAA
- a CDS encoding TlpA family protein disulfide reductase: MKINKVLVFILLALPLGGIWAEENSINNQLSSLGFDLPTENFKVPQFQLEDLQGTMKPISTYEGKVVLLNFWATWCPPCREEMPSMQKLYNEWSGKGFEIVAINLSEKKDTVQSFLTDNAYTYPVLMDYDGAIGSQWFGVTGIPTTFVLDKNGMVRGRLVGTRDWNQKDVKDLLAQLIAE; the protein is encoded by the coding sequence ATGAAAATAAATAAGGTACTAGTTTTTATTCTTTTAGCTCTCCCTTTAGGGGGCATATGGGCAGAAGAAAACAGCATAAATAATCAACTTTCCAGTCTTGGTTTTGATCTACCTACTGAAAACTTTAAGGTTCCCCAGTTTCAATTGGAAGATCTACAGGGGACCATGAAACCTATATCTACTTATGAAGGGAAAGTTGTCTTATTAAACTTTTGGGCAACCTGGTGTCCTCCCTGCCGAGAAGAAATGCCCAGTATGCAAAAACTTTATAATGAATGGTCCGGAAAAGGTTTTGAAATCGTCGCTATCAACCTTAGTGAGAAGAAAGACACGGTTCAAAGCTTTTTAACAGACAATGCTTATACTTACCCTGTGTTAATGGACTATGATGGAGCTATCGGAAGTCAATGGTTTGGTGTTACAGGGATTCCAACCACCTTTGTATTAGATAAGAATGGAATGGTTCGCGGTCGTCTTGTGGGAACAAGAGATTGGAACCAAAAGGATGTAAAAGATCTATTGGCTCAACTGATTGCGGAATAG
- the fabZ gene encoding 3-hydroxyacyl-ACP dehydratase FabZ, with translation MVDNIKELLPHREPFLYVDKLDNVTDEGLTAYRVYKEDEYFFKGHFPEYPVVPGVILIETMAQAGGAGIRHLGKLGDKALFFLATVDKVKFRRQVRPNDEVRMEITNVRISARMIKQSGKAYVGDEIAAEADWMCLVGEA, from the coding sequence ATGGTAGATAATATCAAGGAACTTCTCCCTCACAGGGAGCCTTTTCTTTATGTGGATAAACTTGATAATGTAACTGATGAAGGTTTGACAGCCTATAGGGTTTATAAAGAGGATGAGTACTTTTTTAAAGGTCACTTCCCGGAATATCCCGTTGTACCCGGTGTTATTCTGATAGAAACTATGGCACAAGCTGGAGGAGCAGGAATCCGCCACTTAGGTAAACTGGGTGACAAGGCCCTTTTCTTCCTGGCCACTGTTGATAAGGTAAAATTCCGAAGACAGGTAAGACCTAATGATGAGGTTCGCATGGAAATAACCAATGTTAGAATCTCAGCAAGAATGATCAAACAATCTGGAAAAGCTTATGTTGGTGATGAAATAGCCGCAGAAGCAGACTGGATGTGTCTTGTAGGGGAAGCGTAA
- a CDS encoding YhgN family NAAT transporter yields the protein MEFTSAVITLILIMDPFGNIPLFLSILKNFDPKKKRKIIIREMIIALFILIMFLFFGRYIMNGLHITQPALGLAGGIILFLISIKMIFPSETKKEKESVEQEDDPFIVPMAIPMIAGPSCMATLMLMASQYPDRKIDWLIALIIAWAVTLVILVSSAFFNKLLGRRGLRAAERLMGMILTTMSVQMLLNGIDVYLK from the coding sequence ATGGAATTTACGTCTGCTGTCATAACTTTAATATTGATTATGGATCCTTTTGGGAACATCCCTCTCTTCTTATCTATTCTGAAGAATTTTGATCCTAAAAAGAAACGCAAGATCATTATTCGTGAAATGATTATTGCCCTCTTTATTTTGATAATGTTTCTCTTCTTTGGTCGTTACATCATGAACGGACTGCATATTACTCAACCCGCCTTAGGTCTGGCAGGGGGGATTATCCTGTTTTTGATATCCATAAAAATGATCTTCCCATCAGAAACGAAGAAGGAAAAGGAAAGTGTTGAACAGGAAGATGATCCGTTTATCGTTCCTATGGCTATTCCTATGATTGCCGGCCCTTCTTGTATGGCCACCCTTATGCTTATGGCCTCTCAGTATCCAGATCGTAAGATTGATTGGTTGATCGCTTTGATTATTGCTTGGGCTGTTACATTAGTTATACTTGTATCTAGTGCCTTTTTTAATAAACTTTTAGGTAGACGTGGTTTAAGAGCCGCTGAACGATTAATGGGAATGATCCTGACAACAATGAGTGTACAAATGCTTCTTAATGGCATTGATGTTTATTTAAAATAG
- the rsmD gene encoding 16S rRNA (guanine(966)-N(2))-methyltransferase RsmD encodes MRITGGLYKGRIIKMPKGEIRPAMDRMRESMFSILGSLEGKRFLDVFSGSGCVGIEAASRGAVNVDLVEKDRIKRSVILENISIVECPIKLIMMPAERFLKFAKGQWDVIHLDPPFPYKYKLDLLKTIASKDLVTPGGYLMMHYPGEESYPETIGLYNRVDFREYGRSHLIFYQRSVSE; translated from the coding sequence ATGCGAATCACCGGTGGCCTATACAAGGGCCGTATCATTAAAATGCCTAAAGGGGAAATACGTCCTGCCATGGATAGAATGAGAGAATCCATGTTCTCCATCCTGGGCTCTCTGGAAGGTAAACGATTTCTGGATGTGTTCTCCGGTTCCGGATGCGTTGGGATTGAAGCAGCCAGTCGGGGAGCTGTAAACGTAGATCTGGTAGAAAAGGACAGAATCAAGAGATCGGTTATTCTGGAAAATATTTCCATTGTTGAATGCCCCATTAAATTAATCATGATGCCTGCAGAGCGTTTTCTAAAATTCGCTAAGGGTCAATGGGATGTTATTCATCTGGATCCCCCCTTTCCTTACAAGTACAAATTAGACCTACTTAAAACAATAGCGTCAAAGGATCTTGTAACACCTGGAGGATACTTAATGATGCATTACCCGGGAGAAGAATCATATCCCGAAACCATAGGCCTTTATAACAGAGTTGATTTTCGGGAATATGGCAGATCCCACCTGATCTTCTATCAACGGTCGGTTTCAGAATAA
- a CDS encoding C40 family peptidase — protein MRWLYFLLFNLGISVLFASDIKIVSQPQDDLRPRIVAIARSYLSVPYELAGQGRYGLDCSAFVQDVFNHVGIKDIPRVVRDQVHWGEALQGPLRPGDVIFYDTEGAGPSHVGIYVGQGKVIHAASEGSYEGVIESRITSPYYTKHFYQNRRFLSDSLQVKLNLDSNKIEETLPSISGNEDLSLALTSTEPQRVVLSWQREDKVIINRAMYLSHKERQLTLNPNEEGQWRLIVKSEDQVLADLTINYSETDR, from the coding sequence ATGAGATGGTTATATTTCTTACTTTTTAATCTAGGAATTAGTGTTCTTTTTGCTTCTGACATAAAAATTGTCTCTCAACCTCAAGATGATCTGCGTCCCAGGATTGTAGCTATCGCACGGTCTTATCTGTCTGTTCCTTATGAACTGGCAGGACAAGGGAGATATGGGCTGGATTGCAGTGCTTTTGTCCAGGATGTTTTTAACCATGTAGGTATTAAAGATATACCCCGAGTTGTAAGGGATCAAGTCCATTGGGGTGAGGCCTTACAAGGGCCCTTGAGACCGGGAGATGTTATCTTTTATGACACAGAAGGGGCTGGTCCCAGTCATGTAGGAATCTATGTAGGGCAGGGAAAGGTTATTCATGCTGCTTCTGAAGGATCCTATGAAGGGGTTATCGAATCGCGAATTACTTCCCCTTATTATACAAAGCACTTTTATCAAAATCGTCGTTTTCTGTCAGATTCTCTACAGGTTAAACTAAATCTTGATAGTAATAAAATAGAAGAAACACTTCCTTCTATATCAGGAAATGAAGATCTAAGTCTCGCTCTTACTTCTACTGAACCTCAAAGAGTTGTTCTTAGCTGGCAAAGGGAAGATAAGGTGATAATCAATAGAGCTATGTATCTTTCCCATAAGGAAAGGCAACTAACTTTGAATCCAAATGAAGAGGGCCAATGGCGATTAATCGTGAAATCAGAGGATCAGGTTCTAGCGGACTTAACAATCAATTATTCTGAAACCGACCGTTGA
- a CDS encoding ATP phosphoribosyltransferase regulatory subunit, producing the protein MAKERHKLLQIPQGTETFYLEEASRHRHLARQLENLFDSWGYLPVQTPVFDFYDIYQALIDRDKAEDIYRLFDRKGELLMLRSDITLFLAKQMGVILEDKDLPVRVSYADSILRYQHSEDISRQEFFQVGAELIGKEGSDADLEVLLLLIESLEALKLPPSQIHLGTHRILTDLFGDLDPSLKVQLAKHIRQRNWSALEALLDDTDYDTKKLLDLLSFVGSPEESEETLKNAVKDFPQLTGAINDLKLLFAELTKLDKQNWITLDFSEVGQKSYYTGIFFEVYTEGIPTEIATGGRYDKLLSHFGFDAPSAGFSLFLRKVESVTESVKDKEVMTIGEGASFAERYQKAKLLRQEGKKVIF; encoded by the coding sequence ATGGCGAAGGAAAGACATAAGCTTTTGCAGATCCCCCAGGGGACTGAAACATTTTATCTTGAAGAGGCCTCCCGACATCGTCATTTGGCCAGACAATTAGAGAACTTATTCGATTCATGGGGATATCTGCCTGTTCAGACTCCTGTGTTCGACTTTTATGATATCTATCAGGCCCTCATTGATAGAGACAAGGCAGAAGACATTTACCGTCTCTTTGATAGGAAAGGGGAACTACTCATGTTACGTAGTGATATAACCCTCTTTCTGGCAAAGCAAATGGGTGTGATTCTGGAAGACAAAGATCTACCAGTTCGCGTTAGTTATGCAGACTCCATTCTTCGCTATCAACATAGTGAAGATATATCCAGACAGGAATTCTTCCAGGTTGGTGCCGAATTAATTGGAAAAGAAGGAAGTGATGCCGATCTGGAAGTGCTATTACTCTTAATCGAGAGTCTGGAGGCTTTAAAACTTCCTCCTTCCCAGATCCATTTGGGAACTCATCGCATATTAACGGATCTGTTCGGGGATTTAGATCCTTCCCTTAAAGTTCAGTTAGCCAAACATATTAGACAGAGGAATTGGAGTGCTCTTGAAGCCCTATTAGATGATACGGATTATGACACAAAAAAGCTCCTGGACCTCTTATCCTTTGTAGGGTCGCCCGAGGAATCGGAAGAGACGTTAAAGAATGCTGTCAAAGATTTTCCTCAACTAACAGGAGCAATCAATGACCTGAAACTGCTCTTTGCAGAATTAACAAAGCTGGATAAGCAAAACTGGATTACTTTGGATTTTTCTGAAGTCGGTCAGAAAAGTTATTACACCGGTATCTTTTTTGAGGTGTATACAGAAGGTATTCCTACAGAAATTGCTACAGGTGGTCGGTATGACAAATTATTGTCCCACTTTGGATTTGATGCACCTAGTGCAGGATTTAGCTTATTTCTTCGCAAAGTAGAATCTGTAACAGAAAGCGTTAAGGATAAGGAAGTAATGACAATAGGTGAAGGAGCATCCTTTGCAGAACGTTATCAAAAGGCAAAACTCCTTCGTCAAGAAGGGAAAAAGGTGATTTTCTAA
- the hisG gene encoding ATP phosphoribosyltransferase produces MKETNIEPLTLALPKGRLFDQTQEYFAKAGIHFSFEKRKLVAWDQERTLKIMLVKNGDLPTYVHHGIAGLGVCGDDVIYESGLQFNKLRTLPFGSTKICLAGKKDSPMDETKGSLTLATKFTKFTTDYFHKLGIPVKIIKLNGSVELAPILGLAPYIVDLVETGGTLKANHLEVIKKLADIEVYFIANPAYYKLRYKQINTLLQTIAKGDE; encoded by the coding sequence ATGAAAGAGACGAATATAGAACCATTAACACTAGCCCTTCCCAAAGGGCGATTATTTGACCAGACACAGGAGTACTTTGCCAAAGCGGGAATCCATTTCTCCTTTGAAAAAAGAAAACTTGTAGCATGGGATCAAGAAAGAACCCTTAAGATAATGCTTGTAAAAAACGGAGACCTTCCCACCTATGTCCATCACGGAATTGCCGGATTAGGAGTTTGTGGAGACGATGTTATATACGAATCAGGACTTCAATTTAACAAACTAAGGACTTTACCCTTTGGTAGTACTAAGATTTGTTTGGCCGGGAAGAAAGATTCTCCTATGGATGAGACAAAAGGTTCTCTTACATTGGCTACCAAGTTTACTAAATTCACTACGGATTATTTCCATAAATTGGGGATTCCCGTCAAAATCATAAAACTCAACGGTAGTGTTGAGTTGGCCCCTATATTAGGTTTGGCCCCTTATATTGTGGATTTAGTCGAAACAGGGGGTACACTTAAAGCGAATCATCTGGAAGTCATTAAGAAGTTAGCCGATATTGAAGTGTATTTTATTGCTAATCCTGCTTACTACAAACTAAGATACAAGCAAATCAATACCTTACTTCAGACCATAGCCAAGGGGGATGAATAG
- the hisB gene encoding imidazoleglycerol-phosphate dehydratase HisB encodes MNSLIQITRKTKETDIDLTFSFDNNSEVAISTSVPFLDHMLTAMAFHGNFSLKIRATGDTEVDYHHLVEDVGLVLGDAFSQWQKDVTRIQRYGDARIPMDEALSTVVIDVCNRPTLVYKADYPQAVVGTFDMALFREFFLAFVQRSAIALHLNCVYGENSHHMIEALFKAFGKALKKAYAPLTGDESQMSTKGSL; translated from the coding sequence ATGAATAGCTTGATACAGATTACCCGTAAAACAAAAGAAACAGACATTGATCTGACTTTTTCCTTTGATAATAACTCTGAGGTGGCTATCTCCACTTCCGTTCCTTTTCTTGATCATATGCTTACAGCTATGGCTTTTCATGGAAACTTTTCCTTAAAAATAAGAGCCACAGGTGATACAGAAGTGGATTACCACCACTTAGTAGAGGATGTGGGTTTAGTCCTGGGAGACGCTTTTAGCCAATGGCAAAAGGATGTGACCCGAATTCAACGCTATGGGGATGCTCGAATACCTATGGATGAAGCCTTGAGTACTGTTGTTATCGACGTATGCAATAGACCAACATTGGTGTATAAAGCGGATTATCCCCAGGCCGTGGTGGGGACATTCGATATGGCATTATTCAGAGAATTTTTCCTGGCCTTTGTCCAACGTTCGGCCATAGCCCTGCACCTTAACTGTGTGTATGGAGAGAACAGTCATCATATGATTGAAGCTTTATTCAAAGCTTTCGGTAAAGCGCTAAAAAAAGCCTATGCCCCACTCACAGGTGATGAGAGCCAAATGTCCACTAAGGGTTCTTTATAA
- a CDS encoding tetratricopeptide repeat protein, with protein sequence MIDDFEDFFSDDQNLDDETVNEISELSKRGYQLLKENLLERAEEAFREILSLDDNNNYALVGLGDVFRKKRSFRVAISYYQQCLELHPDNNYALFGLADCYKALNQFNRAIDIWERYLQHDDTNVTVLTRVADAYRKVRNFQRSKELYLQVLEMEENNPYALIGLGHLHYDFKEFKDALYYWERMLQVNDNVDIRVLTSLGNCHRKMKTYEQGVPYFDRALEMEPNNFYALFGLADCYRGMNRQDKSLEYWERILDRDPRNKVILTRAGDAYRNMGLYDKAEEFYKRALNIEFDIYAILGLALINKAKGNHEEAIVSLKGLIKNDPKNHRLYTEIAESYMAVGQKEEAMDILASFMRMGIRNTFVMEMYEKIKFGEL encoded by the coding sequence ATGATTGACGATTTTGAAGATTTTTTTAGTGATGATCAAAATTTAGATGATGAAACTGTCAATGAGATATCAGAGCTTTCAAAACGCGGATATCAACTACTAAAAGAAAACCTCCTTGAAAGAGCTGAAGAAGCCTTTCGAGAAATATTAAGTTTGGACGATAACAATAATTATGCCCTTGTTGGCTTAGGTGATGTTTTTAGAAAAAAGCGATCCTTCCGTGTGGCTATAAGCTATTATCAACAATGTCTTGAACTTCATCCAGATAACAATTATGCCCTTTTTGGACTAGCAGATTGTTATAAAGCTCTGAATCAATTCAATAGGGCGATTGATATATGGGAAAGGTATCTACAACATGATGATACTAACGTAACAGTACTAACTCGAGTGGCAGATGCTTATCGTAAAGTAAGAAATTTTCAAAGAAGTAAAGAGTTATATCTTCAAGTCTTGGAAATGGAAGAAAACAACCCCTATGCCCTTATTGGTTTGGGACACTTACATTATGACTTTAAAGAATTTAAAGATGCCCTTTATTATTGGGAACGAATGCTTCAAGTCAATGATAATGTGGATATAAGAGTCCTAACCTCCTTAGGTAACTGTCACAGAAAAATGAAGACCTACGAACAAGGTGTTCCCTACTTCGATAGAGCCCTGGAAATGGAACCTAATAACTTCTACGCTCTTTTTGGCTTAGCTGATTGTTATCGAGGTATGAACAGACAAGATAAATCACTAGAGTACTGGGAAAGAATACTCGATAGAGATCCACGTAATAAAGTTATCTTAACAAGAGCTGGTGATGCTTATCGTAACATGGGCCTCTATGACAAGGCGGAAGAGTTCTACAAAAGAGCACTTAACATCGAATTTGATATCTATGCCATCCTTGGTTTAGCATTGATCAATAAGGCCAAAGGTAACCACGAAGAAGCCATTGTCAGCCTTAAAGGGTTGATTAAGAATGACCCTAAGAATCACAGACTATATACAGAGATTGCTGAAAGTTATATGGCTGTAGGACAAAAAGAAGAAGCCATGGATATTTTAGCTTCTTTTATGCGCATGGGTATCAGAAATACCTTTGTCATGGAAATGTATGAGAAAATAAAATTCGGGGAACTTTAA